From one Babesia bovis T2Bo chromosome 3, whole genome shotgun sequence genomic stretch:
- a CDS encoding putative integral membrane protein, translating into MKDWFLGKVNELGEKAVDSVVNIVLSRNDKTITEFKQTPLIAAISKSVNSHITIKQSNLGVNTGISRNEGNLAMAQVDLIESRFVCYPTQVPKATSPITTRMNRAMTEQQRGSIYFDGLGAIPTNVCRYSVSLSCDGRIATSPAIEMTGAGYNSIQWNHIFVMDIDDIWVDLNLIVRAEMDFNQFSQQQHGRHSMSRSSTGVKLQKNTSQVSRGETVPSESADEQHLESVYGKTKYVQRIGRAILSVPMLLDSLEVHSTDTLRESSAFSHTDIPTDDYETQEVPSVETISRQATTSKGYDLSERMHKVLHEIDTNINDNLKIDRKASQSDLLRNREAKDSTNVHAASNDEGSLSDDTFDAIDEYVDIVTNGDHQAQGSDTTNSAYESAELDTRPVTNSDSSNRSRSNSGSTYEHATESSPSDVLKRYSSGTKSPGLSGPNTENVLDTKFNEPDISHVSNVMTNEASMDATQRKNSSDSASGLHINPVDGYPYFVETIATLQMLPFHEHKWDDSKFVKPSEGYPSYGMKAPTLPLGYIDIRVRIYLKNKPQLLALLSCRKPPRHFWRVPAEFEMFHTSMIVKRMAAFINEKPRWINHMLLPTWPYKHPFYILAFWIIVLDAMVFAPLPRIVLDFYALLALVAIYYRLDVGPMKYYGLCDTHKEAQNVTRDVVEDYSDIKGISLKNLTQRRTSINPEEETPEILSSRSENHATQVPHMNVKRADSDSRIGLNERKVSPQRGHITLKRSSSKIITPTGYREVGARRYKGGNRWAIFADDLEGTNLEDIVKNIINIMLKVQLALGYVIMALDKLKYSLGCTDSLSWLMALITLACTSVPICATAYVIWKVPTLAWRLGFYIIVAIYCFTYYWTDEILIVEVIKQIFRLIKFNWVATHLKYWYQRAPDSREAEHRATTMLQITRN; encoded by the exons atgaaggACTGGTTTCTAGGAAAAGTTAACGAATTGGGAGAAAAGGCGGTGGATTCTGTTGTTAACATCGTACTGTCGCGAAATGACAAAACTATCACGGAATTTAAACAG ACACCGCTAATAGCGGCGATATCCAAAAGCGTCAATTCGCACATTACTATCAAGCAATCTAATCTGGGAGTTAATACCGGCATATCAAGGAATGAAGGAAATCTGGCAATGGCACAAGTGGATCTCATAGAGTCCAGATTCGTGTGCTATCCCACACAAGTGCCTAAAGCAACGTCGCCAATAACCACCAGAATGAATCGTGCCATGACGGAGCAACAACGGGGATCCATATATTTCGATGGACTTGGAGCTATACCAACAAATGTATGCAGATATAGCGTGTCGTTGAGCTGTGACGGCAGGATTGCTACCTCACCAGCGATTGAAATGACAGGAGCTGGTTATAACAGTATACAGTGGAATCATATATTCGTCATGGATATCGACGATATATGGGTAGACCTAAATCTGATAGTAAGAGCAGAAATGGATTTCAATCAATTCAGCCAACAGCAGCATGGTAGACATTCCATGTCACGCTCCTCAACAGGCGTTAAGCTTCAAAAAAATACATCGCAAGTGTCACGTGGTGAGACTGTACCATCAGAATCTGCTGATGAACAACATCTGGAGTCAGTTTATGGAAAGACGAAATATGTACAGCGTATTGGAAGGGCTATCCTATCAGTACCCATGCTATTAGATTCACTAGAAGTACATAGCACGGATACCCTCAGGGAGTCCAGTGCGTTTAGTCACACAGATATTCCTACGGATGATTACGAAACCCAGGAAGTACCAAGCGTGGAGACTATATCAAGGCAAGCAACGACGTCTAAAGGATATGATCTATCCGAAAGGATGCATAAGGTATTACATGAAATTGATACGAATATTAATGATAACTTGAAAATAGACAGGAAAGCATCGCAAAGCGATTTACTGAGAAATAGAGAGGCCAAAGATAGTACGAATGTACATGCTGCATCAAACGATGAAGGATCGTTATCGGATGATACCTTTGACGCCATAGATGAGTATGTAGATATCGTAACAAATGGTGACCATCAGGCGCAAGGGTCTGATACCACAAATAGTGCTTACGAAAGTGCTGAGTTGGACACCAGACCAGTAACTAACAGTGACAGTAGTAACAGGTCACGCAGTAACTCGGGTAGTACATATGAACATGCTACCGAATCAAGTCCAAGTGATGTTCTGAAACGTTACAGTAGTGGCACGAAGTCACCGGGGTTGTCGGGACCTAATACAGAAAACGTTCTCGATACTAAATTTAACGAGCCAGATATATCGCATGTGAGTAATGTCATGACTAATGAAGCCTCTATGGATGCCACGCAACGTAAAAACAGCAGTGATAGTGCATCCGGATTGCATATAAACCCTGTAGACGGTTATCCATACTTTGTTGAAACTATTGCAACATTGCAGATGCTGCCATTCCACGAACATAAATGGGATGACTCTAAGTTCGTGAAACCCTCAGAAGGGTACCCAAGCTACGGTATGAAGGCACCAACACTGCCGCTAggttatatagatataagAGTAAGGATTTACCTCAAAAACAAACCACAGCTGCTAGCGTTACTAAGCTGCAGAAAACCACCAAGGCATTTCTGGAGAGTACCCGCAGAATTCGAAATGTTCCATACAAGCATGATAGTTAAAAGAATGGCTGCATTCATCAACGAAAAGCCAAGGTGGATCAACCATATGCTGCTGCCTACATGGCCATATAAGCATCCGTTCTATATACTTGCTTTCTGGATTATCGTGCTAGACGCAATGGTATTTGCGCCATTGCCAAGGATAGTACTTGATTTCTATGCACTATTGGCATTAGTGGCTATATACTACAGACTGGATGTAGGACCCATGAAGTATTATGGTCTATGCGATACACATAAAGAAGCACAGAATGTAACAAGAGATGTTGTGGAGGACTATAGCGATATAAAGGGGATATCATTAAAGAATTTAACACAAAGAAGAACATCAATAAACCCGGAAGAAGAAACGCCTGAGATATTGTCAAGTAGATCAGAAAACCATGCTACACAAGTACCACATATGAATGTAAAAAGAGCGGATTCAGATTCAAGAATAGGATTAAATGAAAGGAAAGTATCACCACAACGTGGACACATAACACTAAAGAGATCAAGTTCTAAGATTATAACACCCACAGGATATCGTGAAGTTGGAGCTAGGAGATATAAAGGTGGAAATCGCTGGGCGATTTTCGCCGATGACCTAGAAGGAACGAACCTAGAAGATATTGTcaaaaatataatcaaCATCATGCTGAAAGTACAACTAGCATTGGGATACGTCATAATGGCACTAGACAAACTGAAGTATTCATTGGGATGCACGGATTCATTGTCGTGGCTCATGGCATTAATCACGCTGGCATGTACGTCAGTACCAATCTGCGCAACAGCATACGTCATCTGGAAGGTACCAACGCTGGCATGGAGATTAGGATTCTACATCATAGTGGCCATATACTGCTTCACATACTACTGGACCGACGAAATTCTAATAGTTGAAGTTATAAAACAAATTTTCCGGCTGATAAAATTCAATTGGGTCGCCACACACCTTAAATACTGGTACCAAAGAGCGCCAGACTCAAGAGAAGCGGAACACCGCGCGACAACAATGCTACAGATAACGAGAAATTGA